Proteins from one Candidatus Desulfovibrio trichonymphae genomic window:
- a CDS encoding glycosyltransferase: MRVAVVHYWLVGMRGGEKVLEAILDLFPEADIFTHVYVPDAVSPTIRKHKVTTSFIQKLPFAATAYPKYLPLMPLALEQLDLRGYDLVISSESGPAKGVLTGTDTVHICYCHTPMRYLWDCYQHYLEKAGTVSRLALRLFSPYLRMWDALTAQRVDFFAANSHNAVRRIAKHYRRTAEIIYPPVDVRAFAPKKGDYPAPEGYYLYVGRLVAYKRADLAIQSCNQLARKLIIIGDGPEHKALKSIAGPTVTFLGKQDEASLCRHMQRCNALLFPGEEDFGIIPVEALAAGRPVIAFGAGGALETIQHGKTGLLFSEQTSSALCAAIEEFENGRHVFEPDRLTLEAERFSRNKFQDSFKRFLEECLNKKNQA; this comes from the coding sequence ATGCGTGTCGCCGTTGTACATTACTGGCTTGTGGGCATGCGTGGCGGTGAAAAGGTGCTTGAGGCCATCCTTGACCTTTTCCCTGAAGCGGATATTTTTACACATGTCTATGTGCCCGACGCCGTTTCTCCGACCATACGCAAACACAAGGTGACAACCAGTTTTATACAGAAGTTGCCGTTTGCGGCCACTGCTTACCCAAAATACCTGCCGCTCATGCCGCTGGCTCTGGAACAGCTTGATTTACGGGGCTATGACCTTGTCATCAGCTCGGAATCCGGCCCGGCCAAGGGAGTACTGACAGGGACGGACACAGTACATATCTGCTATTGCCACACCCCTATGCGCTATCTCTGGGATTGCTATCAGCACTATCTGGAAAAAGCGGGGACGGTAAGCCGGCTGGCCCTGCGCCTGTTCTCCCCATATCTGCGCATGTGGGACGCGCTCACCGCTCAGAGGGTGGATTTTTTTGCGGCGAATTCGCATAACGCAGTACGCCGGATTGCCAAACATTACCGCCGGACGGCTGAAATTATTTACCCGCCTGTGGATGTGCGGGCCTTTGCGCCAAAAAAGGGAGATTACCCGGCACCTGAAGGCTATTATTTATATGTTGGCCGGCTTGTAGCGTATAAACGGGCGGATCTGGCAATACAAAGCTGTAATCAGCTTGCCAGAAAGCTCATAATCATCGGCGACGGGCCGGAGCACAAAGCACTCAAATCCATTGCCGGGCCGACAGTGACATTTCTCGGGAAACAGGACGAGGCATCCCTGTGTCGCCACATGCAGCGCTGCAACGCCCTGTTGTTTCCAGGCGAGGAAGATTTCGGAATCATACCCGTTGAAGCCCTGGCGGCAGGCCGCCCTGTTATTGCTTTCGGCGCGGGCGGCGCGCTGGAGACCATTCAGCACGGGAAAACAGGCTTACTGTTTTCTGAACAGACATCATCTGCCTTATGCGCTGCGATAGAAGAATTTGAAAACGGACGGCATGTTTTTGAACCGGACAGGCTTACCTTGGAGGCAGAACGCTTTTCCCGCAATAAATTTCAGGACAGTTTCAAGAGATTTCTGGAAGAATGCCTGAATAAAAAAAATCAGGCATAG
- a CDS encoding putative bifunctional lysylphosphatidylglycerol flippase/synthetase has product MKKYLRYLGSALVAAIFLLAAYLLHHKLKAYSIAQIRASLSSISYARVGLSFLLMIVNYLILVGYDWLALKAICKKLPLPHVGLVSFVGQAVSYNFGALLGGTTVRWRFYSAWGFTLAEIVRLVLMLAVTFWVGALGLCGAIFMFAPPIIPEELLAKMPISDVRVLGLILFLFACSYLALCGAMRKPLHVFGREFVFPAPRIAAAQVVVAGVDIIVAASCMYVLLPDSIGVSFLDFLPGYLMAQIAVVLTHVPGGVGVFELVILHLTHTVHEQVVFAAVLVFRLVYYIIPLLAAAVLLAVYEARQARGVLREAGRRFSVLSHSIAAHAAFIGGVILLVSATLPALPGNVARLKAVFPAFVPDAAHFVCALSGAALLFVSCGLERRQTGAYTLAAVLLGLGMLGAVLKGLSWEAALMVSVVLLAVCLARRRFYCSSFFWEEPLPVYWLVGALGALGAVFLLGWCIYHPAWDKIASWGFEHPLNASRVFRAYVGIAAALPFCWAWRAIRRRGRRGALQ; this is encoded by the coding sequence ATGAAAAAATATCTGCGTTATCTTGGTTCGGCGCTGGTTGCCGCTATTTTTTTGCTGGCAGCGTATCTGCTGCATCATAAGCTCAAGGCTTACAGCATAGCCCAGATACGCGCGAGTTTGAGCAGCATTTCTTACGCGCGCGTCGGCTTGTCGTTTTTGCTCATGATTGTCAATTATCTGATTTTGGTGGGCTATGACTGGTTGGCGCTCAAAGCCATCTGCAAAAAATTGCCCTTGCCGCACGTGGGACTGGTTTCCTTTGTCGGGCAGGCCGTCAGCTACAATTTCGGCGCGCTGCTGGGGGGCACAACCGTGCGCTGGCGTTTCTATTCGGCCTGGGGCTTCACGCTGGCGGAGATTGTGCGTCTGGTGCTCATGCTGGCCGTGACGTTCTGGGTGGGTGCGCTCGGGCTGTGCGGCGCCATTTTTATGTTCGCGCCGCCCATTATTCCTGAAGAACTGCTGGCGAAAATGCCCATTTCCGACGTGCGCGTCCTCGGGCTGATACTCTTTTTGTTCGCCTGTTCGTATCTGGCGCTCTGTGGCGCCATGCGCAAACCACTGCATGTCTTCGGCAGGGAATTTGTTTTTCCCGCGCCGCGCATCGCTGCGGCTCAGGTTGTTGTGGCGGGGGTGGACATTATTGTCGCCGCGTCCTGTATGTATGTGCTGCTGCCGGACAGTATCGGCGTGAGCTTTCTGGACTTTCTGCCGGGCTATCTCATGGCCCAGATAGCTGTGGTTCTCACGCATGTTCCCGGCGGCGTGGGGGTGTTTGAGCTGGTTATTCTGCACCTCACGCACACCGTGCATGAGCAGGTTGTTTTTGCCGCCGTGCTTGTGTTCCGGCTTGTATATTACATCATTCCCCTTTTGGCGGCCGCCGTGCTGCTGGCCGTGTACGAGGCGCGGCAGGCCCGTGGCGTCTTGCGCGAGGCCGGCCGCCGCTTCTCTGTGTTGTCGCATTCCATCGCGGCCCATGCCGCCTTTATCGGCGGAGTTATTCTGCTCGTTTCAGCCACGCTGCCCGCGTTGCCCGGCAACGTGGCACGTCTGAAGGCCGTGTTTCCCGCGTTTGTGCCGGACGCGGCGCATTTTGTCTGCGCCTTGTCCGGAGCTGCCCTGCTTTTCGTCTCCTGCGGTCTGGAACGGAGGCAGACCGGAGCTTATACGCTGGCGGCCGTTTTGCTGGGGCTGGGCATGTTGGGGGCTGTGCTCAAAGGCCTGTCTTGGGAAGCGGCCCTGATGGTTAGTGTGGTTCTGCTGGCCGTTTGTCTGGCGCGGCGACGTTTTTACTGTTCTTCCTTTTTTTGGGAAGAACCTCTCCCCGTTTATTGGCTGGTCGGCGCGCTGGGCGCGCTGGGCGCGGTTTTTTTGCTGGGTTGGTGCATTTATCATCCGGCCTGGGACAAAATCGCCAGCTGGGGATTTGAACACCCGCTCAACGCGTCGCGCGTTTTCCGCGCCTATGTCGGCATCGCGGCGGCGCTGCCGTTCTGCTGGGCATGGCGCGCGATCCGCCGCCGGGGCAGGCGCGGCGCCTTGCAATAA
- the greA gene encoding transcription elongation factor GreA, whose amino-acid sequence MSNIPISTQGYKKLEEELARLKNERPAIIQAIREAREEGDLRENAGYDAARERQGMAEARIKYIESRLALYQVIDLDRLSGDKVIFGATVEVEDIDSGGRKTFTILGPDEAAPTKGSISLLSPVGQALLGREAGDEVTVDIPRGRVTYEILSVSFEGSSGLQP is encoded by the coding sequence ATGTCAAACATTCCCATTTCCACCCAGGGCTATAAAAAACTGGAAGAGGAACTCGCTCGTCTGAAAAACGAACGGCCCGCCATTATCCAGGCCATCAGGGAGGCGCGGGAAGAAGGAGACTTGCGCGAAAACGCCGGCTACGACGCCGCGCGCGAACGTCAGGGCATGGCTGAAGCGCGCATCAAATACATTGAGTCGCGCCTCGCGCTTTATCAGGTGATTGATCTGGACAGGCTTTCCGGCGACAAGGTGATTTTCGGCGCCACAGTGGAAGTGGAAGACATCGACAGCGGCGGGCGCAAAACCTTTACCATTCTTGGCCCGGACGAAGCCGCGCCGACAAAGGGTTCCATTTCCCTTCTCTCGCCTGTGGGCCAAGCGCTTCTCGGCAGGGAGGCGGGCGATGAAGTGACGGTGGATATTCCGCGCGGACGCGTTACCTATGAAATACTTTCCGTCAGCTTTGAAGGAAGCTCCGGCCTTCAGCCATGA
- a CDS encoding AI-2E family transporter, which produces MTTLLPRFFYLTAALAWYLLLWRHPIAIFLAGCFACLTQPLYRRLRHNMRVRRKCRQHTAVQRKLRLPRFLSDHAPIYVYTVALLAAVFTPLATLILLVSPQAGAGLARLRELKANNFQLPAEWVNQLQQVRTYLGEYPRLEKMVYDFFRNLDTLLSDTVSLLFSRGFDVLDVLGGTMDVLWSLFLFFTLTVLFTVYSRRIRKITGRIFHWPQALLRRFTAAIHRALRAVMLGIALVAMIQGLLCGIAFAAAGFKQPAFWGMLTTFTAPLPVVGTAIVWLPLSLSLWFTGKTVAAVGLALWGALAVATVDNLLRPLFLRQGIHAPFFVLITAILCGLTGFGPVGLIVGPVLLAFAIQAVEEGNRFYRQRD; this is translated from the coding sequence ATGACGACACTGCTGCCGCGCTTTTTTTATCTGACTGCCGCGCTGGCCTGGTACCTGCTGCTCTGGCGTCACCCGATAGCCATCTTTCTGGCCGGCTGCTTTGCCTGCCTGACCCAGCCGCTTTACCGCAGGCTCAGACACAACATGCGCGTTCGACGAAAATGCCGACAGCACACAGCCGTTCAGCGCAAACTGCGCCTGCCTCGCTTTTTGTCAGACCATGCGCCGATTTACGTCTATACGGTCGCCCTGCTTGCCGCTGTCTTCACGCCGCTGGCCACCCTCATTTTGCTGGTTTCGCCCCAAGCGGGCGCCGGCCTTGCCCGCCTGCGCGAGCTGAAGGCCAACAATTTTCAGCTCCCTGCGGAGTGGGTGAACCAATTGCAGCAGGTGCGGACGTATCTTGGGGAATACCCGCGCCTTGAAAAAATGGTTTACGATTTTTTCCGTAATCTGGACACGCTGTTGAGCGATACGGTGAGCCTGCTCTTCAGCCGGGGGTTTGACGTACTTGACGTACTGGGCGGCACTATGGATGTGCTCTGGAGCCTCTTTCTCTTTTTCACGCTCACAGTGCTCTTTACCGTGTATTCCCGGCGCATCCGCAAGATAACAGGCCGTATATTCCATTGGCCGCAGGCGCTGCTGCGGCGTTTTACAGCCGCCATCCACCGCGCCCTGCGCGCGGTGATGCTCGGCATCGCGCTGGTGGCGATGATTCAGGGTTTGCTCTGCGGCATCGCTTTTGCCGCCGCAGGCTTCAAGCAGCCCGCGTTCTGGGGCATGCTCACCACGTTCACCGCACCCCTTCCCGTGGTAGGCACAGCGATCGTGTGGCTGCCGCTCAGCCTTTCCCTGTGGTTTACCGGCAAAACGGTAGCCGCCGTCGGTCTTGCCCTGTGGGGCGCGCTGGCTGTGGCGACGGTGGACAACCTGCTGCGCCCCCTCTTTTTGCGTCAGGGCATTCATGCGCCGTTTTTTGTGCTTATCACCGCCATATTGTGCGGGCTGACGGGATTCGGCCCTGTCGGCCTGATTGTCGGCCCCGTTTTGCTAGCCTTCGCCATTCAAGCTGTGGAAGAAGGCAACCGTTTTTACAGACAGCGCGACTGA
- a CDS encoding D-alanyl-D-alanine carboxypeptidase family protein: MPLPIRCRAGLLCLVFSLVLPAAARAALPVRAAIVLNMNTGRVLHEYNADLVVPPASLTKVMTMFLCLDAVKAGWLSLNKKIKISRLAVAAGGSSMHLRADESVPLATLLTGMAVTSGNDAATTIALCVARGNMPKFVASMNRKARALGMRRTMFQNPTGLPAGAQKTSARDMALLAQTYLGTHPTAGRFHSTPVFAHNGLTMQNTNALLGVVPGVNGLKTGFTVASGYNIIVTAVRGKTRLLAVVLGGRSRAARDETARRLIEDGFSRTSAK; this comes from the coding sequence ATGCCCCTGCCCATCCGCTGCCGCGCCGGCCTGCTCTGCCTTGTTTTTTCCCTCGTTCTCCCTGCCGCAGCGCGGGCGGCACTGCCCGTGCGCGCCGCCATAGTGCTCAATATGAACACAGGGCGCGTGCTGCATGAGTACAACGCCGACCTCGTCGTTCCCCCTGCGTCGCTGACCAAGGTCATGACCATGTTTCTCTGCCTCGACGCGGTCAAAGCGGGCTGGCTTTCACTGAACAAAAAAATCAAAATCAGCCGGCTTGCCGTCGCCGCTGGCGGCTCGTCCATGCACTTGCGCGCCGACGAAAGCGTACCCCTTGCGACTCTGCTCACAGGCATGGCCGTGACATCGGGCAACGACGCGGCCACGACCATCGCCCTGTGCGTCGCCCGCGGCAATATGCCGAAATTTGTCGCTTCAATGAATCGCAAAGCCCGCGCGCTCGGCATGCGCCGCACAATGTTTCAAAACCCCACAGGCCTGCCCGCCGGCGCCCAAAAAACTTCAGCCCGCGACATGGCGCTGCTGGCGCAGACGTATCTGGGCACCCACCCGACAGCCGGAAGGTTTCACAGCACGCCCGTATTCGCGCATAACGGCCTCACCATGCAGAACACAAACGCGCTGCTCGGCGTCGTGCCCGGCGTCAACGGCCTGAAAACCGGCTTTACCGTTGCCTCCGGCTATAACATCATTGTAACGGCCGTTCGTGGAAAAACGCGTCTGCTGGCCGTTGTGCTGGGCGGCAGGAGCAGGGCGGCGCGCGATGAGACCGCACGCCGCCTCATTGAGGACGGATTCAGTCGCACATCCGCCAAATAA
- a CDS encoding autotransporter outer membrane beta-barrel domain-containing protein, which produces MKRNYVKQFMVTLITITMFTAYPFFTRAEDLNGGGKLPSDLSTGLIDLARGETGGLKKLISDAVELAITSFGGTAFPSDAMIEPTTNLGGYHFKDYAGNNAVLYGNIGNLSEIVFNNNTVTFEVGDNLRGGGVLRAGENQQIGAIDNAIFSNNTVTKNGDGDFQGGGIIGAYRGTIGDISNSIFNDNIVTATEIMRGGGIVGVYGVQEASAIGALKNNIFSGNTVTIADTMAGGGIVGVHSSQEASASIGAVKNNIFSDNTVTIDAVIRGGGIVGVYTDNLQSADGTYIGDITDNIFSGNTIIASGVVGGGIVGADTYSTIGDIVNNVFDNNTVITTGSLWTGGIVGALNQSTIGDIIDCTFTNNVISAIDINGGIVGTLTSTIGDISGSIFADNTITARGNIRAGILYLEDSLTVTDSQFTDNIFTSLQTYDSGRVYGGAITLDTGTDIAASSGTLSLTIVATAGNTTIFRNNEINDIDGKRTNSISIRSTTPIIEPHSNADATLVISPFSGGDVYLYDPIYVEQDNGKTFGMEVTQDGYFYWGGDNKFIVDAPDAEKNIVNLRQYTNTSLMSGFNLDAPNHDFNMSRYANLHIYPGSSMTVHAADLRGMLAFYLRGIPVNNQDNPVLTVTADSISIDGMWPQLDFSGDVEPLQFGDKYYLLRGSTELAGNIKDSGIQTIQHGSLLEFTFQLRKDGDNDFVAELIESDGPGGGGTPVVPGAKSITEGASVGAALANQGADLAAGAGMGSAINSAKEDAWGAFAVVDASSMRYNTGSYIDTSSVNLMAGISRNINTEIGKLTAGAFFEYGGASYDIHGSGNTSYIGGGLLGHLKFNDVGPGHFYTEAAARIGGLNNDYESTRLKDVSGRKASFDTESTYYGIHAGVGYVWNITEEASLDVYGKYFWLHQDGNDATISTGEPVSFDPIDSHRLRGGARFAYAINEYISPYIGAAFEYEFDGKARASVWGYDLKAAKFEGETGIGEAGLVFKPSSKSPWLVDLGVQGYVGKREGVSGSLRVGLEF; this is translated from the coding sequence ATGAAAAGAAACTACGTAAAGCAGTTTATGGTTACTCTGATAACCATAACCATGTTTACAGCGTATCCGTTTTTTACCCGGGCGGAAGATCTTAATGGTGGTGGAAAGTTGCCTTCAGACTTGTCCACCGGCTTGATTGATCTAGCAAGAGGGGAAACGGGCGGTTTGAAAAAACTTATTTCTGATGCTGTAGAGCTTGCTATAACCAGTTTTGGTGGTACAGCTTTTCCGTCAGATGCGATGATTGAACCAACAACAAATCTTGGTGGATACCATTTCAAGGATTATGCTGGTAACAATGCTGTACTATATGGCAATATCGGCAATCTTAGTGAAATTGTGTTCAACAATAATACAGTAACCTTTGAGGTGGGCGACAATCTACGAGGCGGCGGCGTATTAAGAGCTGGTGAGAATCAACAGATAGGCGCCATCGACAATGCTATTTTCAGTAATAACACAGTAACAAAAAATGGAGACGGCGATTTCCAGGGTGGCGGCATTATCGGAGCCTATCGGGGAACTATAGGCGATATCAGCAACAGTATATTTAACGATAACATCGTAACAGCCACCGAAATAATGCGTGGTGGTGGGATAGTTGGTGTTTATGGTGTTCAGGAAGCTTCAGCCATTGGTGCCCTTAAGAACAATATATTCAGCGGCAACACGGTAACAATCGCCGACACTATGGCAGGTGGTGGGATAGTTGGTGTTCATAGTAGTCAGGAAGCTTCAGCCTCTATTGGTGCCGTTAAGAACAATATATTCAGCGACAATACGGTAACAATCGACGCAGTAATTCGTGGTGGTGGGATAGTTGGAGTTTACACTGATAACCTGCAAAGTGCCGATGGGACATATATAGGAGATATTACAGATAACATATTCAGCGGTAATACGATCATTGCTTCTGGAGTTGTTGGTGGTGGTATTGTTGGTGCTGATACATACAGCACAATAGGCGATATTGTCAATAATGTTTTCGATAACAATACTGTAATTACCACGGGCTCACTTTGGACAGGTGGTATTGTTGGTGCTTTAAATCAGAGTACTATTGGCGATATTATTGATTGTACGTTCACCAACAATGTTATTTCTGCTATAGATATTAATGGCGGTATTGTTGGTACTTTAACAAGTACAATAGGCGATATCAGTGGCAGTATATTTGCTGATAATACAATTACAGCAAGAGGTAATATACGTGCCGGAATACTGTATCTTGAAGATAGTTTGACAGTCACTGATAGTCAGTTTACAGATAATATATTTACTTCTTTGCAGACGTATGATTCGGGTCGTGTATACGGTGGTGCCATTACACTGGATACCGGCACCGACATCGCCGCTTCTTCTGGGACTTTGTCCTTAACTATAGTTGCAACTGCCGGCAACACAACGATTTTCCGGAACAACGAGATTAATGATATTGATGGAAAACGGACCAATTCCATCTCTATCCGATCGACGACACCGATAATCGAACCCCATAGCAATGCTGACGCGACTCTTGTCATTTCCCCATTCTCGGGTGGTGATGTATATTTGTATGACCCCATCTATGTGGAACAGGACAACGGTAAAACATTCGGAATGGAAGTTACTCAGGATGGATACTTTTACTGGGGCGGCGATAACAAGTTTATTGTAGACGCGCCCGATGCTGAAAAAAATATTGTCAATTTGCGTCAGTATACTAATACATCGTTAATGAGCGGTTTCAATTTGGATGCGCCCAATCACGATTTTAATATGAGTCGTTATGCAAATCTGCATATATATCCTGGAAGCAGCATGACTGTGCATGCGGCCGATTTAAGAGGAATGTTAGCATTTTATCTGCGAGGTATTCCAGTCAATAATCAAGATAATCCAGTGTTAACTGTTACAGCGGACAGCATCAGTATTGATGGAATGTGGCCACAACTAGATTTCTCTGGCGATGTTGAACCATTGCAGTTTGGCGACAAATACTATCTGCTTCGCGGAAGTACAGAATTGGCAGGTAATATTAAAGACAGCGGAATTCAAACAATACAACACGGTTCTCTTCTTGAATTCACTTTTCAGTTGAGGAAAGACGGCGACAACGACTTCGTTGCTGAACTTATTGAATCTGACGGCCCAGGCGGCGGTGGTACTCCTGTTGTACCCGGTGCCAAATCGATAACCGAAGGAGCCTCTGTTGGGGCAGCTCTTGCCAATCAGGGTGCGGACCTTGCGGCAGGCGCAGGTATGGGAAGCGCAATCAATTCTGCGAAAGAAGATGCCTGGGGTGCTTTCGCTGTTGTTGATGCAAGCAGCATGCGTTATAACACCGGTTCATATATTGACACAAGCAGTGTAAATTTGATGGCCGGTATTTCACGTAATATAAATACGGAAATCGGTAAACTGACTGCCGGTGCCTTTTTTGAATATGGTGGAGCTTCATACGATATTCATGGAAGCGGCAACACTTCCTATATTGGTGGCGGTTTGCTGGGTCACTTAAAGTTCAATGATGTCGGCCCGGGTCACTTCTATACAGAAGCCGCGGCCCGCATCGGTGGACTCAATAATGATTATGAATCCACCAGACTGAAGGATGTTTCCGGACGCAAGGCCTCGTTTGATACGGAATCGACGTATTACGGTATTCACGCCGGTGTGGGCTATGTGTGGAACATCACCGAGGAAGCCTCTCTTGATGTGTACGGCAAATACTTCTGGTTGCACCAGGACGGCAATGACGCAACAATTTCCACAGGCGAACCGGTAAGTTTTGATCCGATTGATTCTCATCGTCTGCGTGGCGGAGCTCGATTTGCCTATGCAATCAACGAGTATATCAGCCCTTATATCGGTGCGGCCTTCGAATATGAATTTGACGGCAAGGCAAGAGCGTCTGTATGGGGCTATGATCTCAAGGCTGCGAAGTTCGAAGGAGAGACGGGCATTGGTGAAGCGGGTTTGGTTTTTAAACCTTCCAGCAAATCTCCGTGGCTCGTTGATCTCGGCGTGCAGGGCTATGTCGGCAAACGCGAAGGCGTGAGCGGTTCCCTCCGCGTGGGACTGGAATTCTAG
- the rfbF gene encoding glucose-1-phosphate cytidylyltransferase yields the protein MKVIIMCGGQGARLREETAAKPKPMVEIGGRPVLWHIMSIYARFGFRDFILPLGYRGEVIKQYFHDYNIHHTDFTVELKTGDVTVHPTHIEDWRVTLCDTGQETLKGGRIKRVARHIDSERFMVTYGDGLADIDLNNLLKFHEESGTIGAFTGVRMPSRFGTVRTDTAGKILSWEEKPVLNEYINCGFFIFKRAFLDYLSEDESCDLEKEPLQRLAADGELSMYPHSGQWQCMDTLRDSILLNELWNSGGAFWV from the coding sequence ATGAAAGTGATCATTATGTGCGGCGGCCAAGGCGCGCGTCTGCGTGAAGAAACTGCCGCCAAACCAAAGCCGATGGTTGAAATCGGCGGACGGCCCGTGCTCTGGCATATTATGTCCATTTACGCCCGATTCGGCTTCAGAGATTTTATCCTTCCGCTGGGCTACAGGGGCGAGGTCATCAAGCAGTATTTCCACGACTACAATATCCATCATACAGACTTCACTGTGGAACTCAAAACCGGCGATGTCACCGTGCACCCGACCCATATTGAAGACTGGCGCGTCACGCTCTGCGACACAGGCCAAGAAACCCTCAAAGGAGGCAGAATCAAACGCGTCGCGCGGCACATTGACAGCGAACGTTTTATGGTTACTTATGGTGACGGGCTTGCTGATATTGATCTGAACAATCTGCTGAAATTTCATGAAGAGTCCGGAACAATCGGCGCCTTCACCGGTGTGCGCATGCCCTCGCGCTTCGGCACCGTGCGCACGGATACGGCAGGCAAAATACTCTCCTGGGAAGAAAAACCGGTGCTCAATGAATATATCAACTGCGGTTTTTTTATTTTCAAGCGCGCCTTCCTGGATTATTTGAGCGAAGACGAATCCTGTGATCTGGAAAAAGAGCCCCTGCAGCGACTAGCGGCCGACGGAGAGCTCTCCATGTATCCTCACAGCGGACAATGGCAGTGCATGGACACACTGCGTGATTCCATCCTTCTCAACGAACTCTGGAATTCCGGCGGGGCGTTCTGGGTATAA